From one Burkholderia pyrrocinia genomic stretch:
- a CDS encoding efflux transporter outer membrane subunit has protein sequence MTHSSSLHRLGAFACAAALLAGCAGARHDPLPAVAMPANWAAPVAADAPATTRDWWRSFGDPQLDRLIDDALRANNDLAIAAIRVYRAQLQAGLVDTNLTPAVSLGANGAVSRTLDTHRMSRSSGVTGSLSYEIDLWGRLAALRDAAHWEADATAADLEAARLSLIGTTASLYWQIGYLNRQIALGDANIAYAVRTLAVVRSRHAAGAVSGLDLAQAEQSLSVQRAAQTQLIQQRTENRHALALLFDRPPQQHAAEPSALPDAPPPEVAAGLPASLLGRRPDLRAAEFRLRESLAQVDATRTSFYPTFTLTGSAGTTSTSLERVLTNPVGTLGLGLALPFIQWNTMQLQIKVSKSQYEEAVVGFRQRLYTALAEVENALSARVQLEREAEQRALSLAQAQRAEQLAAARFAAGATAVQPWLDQQQRLRDAQSADELTRLNRLNNQMTLYRALGGGMS, from the coding sequence ATGACGCATTCCTCTTCGCTTCACCGTCTCGGCGCATTCGCATGCGCCGCCGCGCTGCTCGCCGGCTGCGCGGGCGCACGCCACGACCCGCTGCCGGCCGTCGCGATGCCCGCGAACTGGGCCGCGCCGGTCGCGGCCGACGCGCCTGCCACGACGCGCGACTGGTGGCGCAGCTTCGGCGATCCGCAACTCGACCGGCTGATCGACGACGCGCTGCGTGCCAACAACGACCTCGCGATCGCGGCGATCCGCGTGTACCGCGCGCAACTGCAGGCCGGGCTCGTCGACACGAACCTGACGCCCGCCGTTTCGCTCGGCGCGAACGGCGCCGTGTCGCGCACGCTCGATACGCACCGGATGAGCCGGTCGAGCGGCGTCACCGGTTCGCTCAGCTATGAAATCGACCTGTGGGGCCGGCTGGCCGCGCTGCGCGATGCCGCGCACTGGGAAGCCGACGCGACGGCCGCCGATCTCGAAGCCGCGCGGCTGTCGCTGATCGGCACGACCGCGTCGCTGTACTGGCAGATCGGCTATCTGAACCGGCAGATCGCGCTCGGCGACGCGAACATCGCGTATGCGGTGCGCACGCTCGCGGTCGTCCGGTCGCGGCATGCGGCCGGTGCGGTGTCCGGGCTCGATCTCGCGCAGGCCGAACAGAGCCTGTCCGTACAACGCGCCGCGCAAACGCAACTGATCCAGCAGCGCACCGAGAACCGCCACGCGCTCGCGCTGCTGTTCGACCGGCCGCCGCAGCAACACGCGGCCGAACCGTCGGCGCTGCCCGACGCGCCGCCGCCGGAAGTAGCGGCCGGCCTGCCGGCCAGCCTGCTCGGCCGGCGCCCCGACCTGCGCGCGGCGGAATTCCGGCTGCGCGAATCGCTCGCGCAGGTCGACGCGACACGCACGAGCTTCTACCCGACCTTCACGCTGACCGGCAGCGCCGGCACGACGAGCACGAGCCTCGAACGCGTACTGACGAATCCGGTCGGCACGCTCGGGCTCGGCCTCGCGCTGCCGTTCATCCAGTGGAACACGATGCAACTGCAGATCAAGGTGTCGAAGTCGCAGTACGAGGAAGCGGTGGTCGGGTTCCGCCAGCGGCTCTACACGGCGCTCGCGGAAGTCGAGAATGCGCTGTCGGCGCGCGTACAGCTCGAACGCGAGGCCGAACAGCGTGCGCTGTCGCTGGCCCAGGCGCAGCGCGCCGAGCAGCTTGCCGCCGCGCGGTTCGCGGCCGGCGCGACCGCCGTGCAGCCGTGGCTCGACCAGCAGCAGCGGCTGCGCGATGCGCAAAGCGCCGACGAGCTGACGCGGCTGAACCGGCTCAACAACCAGATGACGCTGTATCGCGCGCTCGGCGGCGGGATGTCCTGA
- a CDS encoding MacB family efflux pump subunit: MSQPLLKLSSVTRRFPAGEKDVVVLNNVNLSINAGEIVAIVGASGSGKSTLMNILGCLDHPSEGTYTVGGRDTHMLDSDELAQLRREHFGFVFQRYHLLPHVDAVANLEMPAIYAGTTRAERHERARELLARLGLADRAHHRPGQLSGGQQQRVSIARALMNGGQVILADEPTGALDTKSGQDVIRILHELNALGHTIVIVTHDKDVARHARRIIEISDGEIVADRRNRHYAEALAEAFADAAEATAGEPSTHDRHDTPPPADADTGTRARRFAAGSGRFAEACRMAWIALVSHRLRTLLTMLGIIIGITSVVSIVAIGEGAKRYMLDEIGSIGTNTINVYPGTDWGDSRADTIQTLVPADVAALAEQPYVDSATPETSRTLLLRYRNIDVNALVSGVGDRFFQARGMRFALGVAFDEDAVRRQAQVAVIDQNTRRKLIGATRNPVGDVILVDNVPCVVIGVTADKKSAFGSVKSLNVWVPYTTASGRLFGQRHLDSITVRVRDGQPSAAAEKSLEKLMIQRHGRKDFFTYNMDSVVKTVEKTGQSLTLLLSLIAVISLVVGGIGVMNIMLVSVTERTREIGIRMAVGARQSDILQQFLVEAVLVCLLGGTIGIALSFGLGAVFSMFVAQWKMVFSAGAIVTAFVCSTLTGVIFGFMPARNASRLDPIDALARD, encoded by the coding sequence ATGAGCCAGCCCCTGCTGAAACTGTCGAGCGTCACGCGGCGCTTTCCGGCCGGCGAGAAAGATGTCGTCGTCCTGAACAACGTCAACCTGTCGATCAATGCAGGCGAGATCGTCGCGATCGTCGGCGCGTCGGGTTCCGGCAAGTCGACGCTGATGAACATCCTCGGCTGCCTCGATCACCCGAGCGAAGGCACCTACACGGTCGGCGGACGCGACACGCACATGCTCGACAGCGACGAGCTCGCGCAACTGCGCCGCGAGCACTTCGGTTTCGTGTTCCAGCGCTATCACCTGCTGCCGCACGTCGACGCGGTCGCGAACCTCGAAATGCCCGCGATCTATGCCGGCACCACGCGCGCGGAGCGGCACGAGCGCGCACGCGAGCTGCTCGCGCGCCTCGGGCTCGCGGATCGCGCGCACCACCGGCCCGGGCAATTGTCCGGCGGCCAGCAGCAGCGCGTGAGCATTGCGCGCGCGCTGATGAACGGCGGCCAGGTGATCCTCGCCGACGAACCGACCGGCGCGCTCGACACGAAAAGCGGCCAGGACGTGATCCGCATCCTGCACGAGCTGAACGCGCTCGGCCATACGATCGTCATCGTCACGCACGACAAGGACGTCGCGCGCCATGCACGGCGCATCATCGAGATCAGCGACGGCGAGATCGTCGCCGACCGGCGGAATCGCCACTATGCGGAAGCGCTCGCGGAAGCCTTCGCCGACGCGGCCGAAGCGACAGCCGGCGAGCCGTCAACGCACGATCGGCACGATACGCCGCCACCCGCCGACGCCGATACCGGCACGCGCGCGCGGCGCTTCGCGGCAGGCTCCGGCCGCTTCGCCGAGGCCTGCCGGATGGCGTGGATCGCGCTCGTGTCGCACCGGCTGCGCACGCTGCTGACGATGCTCGGCATCATCATCGGCATCACGTCGGTCGTGTCGATCGTCGCGATCGGCGAAGGCGCGAAGCGCTACATGCTCGACGAGATCGGCAGCATCGGCACGAACACGATCAACGTCTATCCGGGCACCGACTGGGGCGACAGCCGCGCAGACACGATCCAGACGCTGGTGCCCGCCGATGTCGCCGCGCTCGCCGAGCAGCCGTACGTCGACAGCGCGACGCCCGAAACGTCGCGCACGCTGCTGCTGCGCTATCGCAACATCGACGTCAACGCGCTCGTGAGCGGCGTCGGCGACCGCTTCTTCCAGGCGCGCGGGATGCGCTTCGCGCTGGGCGTCGCGTTCGACGAGGACGCGGTGCGCCGCCAGGCGCAGGTAGCGGTGATCGACCAGAACACGCGCCGCAAGCTGATCGGCGCGACGCGCAATCCGGTCGGCGACGTGATTCTCGTCGACAACGTGCCGTGCGTCGTGATCGGCGTCACGGCCGACAAGAAGAGCGCGTTCGGCAGCGTGAAGAGCCTGAACGTGTGGGTGCCGTACACGACCGCGAGCGGGCGCCTGTTCGGCCAGCGCCATCTCGACAGCATCACCGTGCGCGTGCGCGACGGGCAGCCGAGCGCCGCCGCCGAGAAAAGCCTCGAAAAGCTGATGATCCAGCGCCACGGCCGCAAGGACTTCTTCACGTACAACATGGACAGCGTGGTCAAGACCGTCGAAAAAACCGGCCAGTCGCTGACGCTGCTGCTGTCGCTGATCGCCGTGATCTCGCTCGTCGTCGGCGGGATCGGCGTGATGAACATCATGCTCGTGTCGGTCACCGAGCGCACGCGCGAGATCGGCATCCGGATGGCGGTCGGCGCGCGCCAGTCCGACATCCTGCAGCAGTTCCTCGTCGAGGCCGTGCTCGTGTGCCTGCTCGGCGGCACGATCGGCATCGCGCTGTCGTTCGGGCTCGGCGCGGTGTTCTCGATGTTCGTCGCGCAATGGAAGATGGTGTTCTCCGCCGGCGCAATCGTGACCGCGTTCGTCTGCTCGACGCTCACCGGTGTGATATTCGGTTTCATGCCCGCACGTAATGCGTCGCGGCTCGATCCGATCGATGCGCTCGCGCGCGACTGA
- a CDS encoding efflux RND transporter periplasmic adaptor subunit: MTQKTHRRRRIVLATLAVVAIAAGVALKACAPDKHPQYLSAPVTRGDLENAVLATGALQAFRQVDVGAQVSGQLKTLKVKLGDKVAKGQWLAEIDPVISENALRQARASEESLRAQHQSTAAQLTQAELAFRRQQAMLPDDATSRESFEAARATLDVQRATLASLAAQIRSARIQIETAQANLGYTRIVAPIDGEVVAIVTQEGQTVIAQQQAPVILKLADLDKMTVKAQVSEADVIRVSAGQAAYFTILGEPDKRHYGKLRAIEPAPQNYADAQSALGGGAGGGTKPNSAVFYNALFEVPNPEHRLRIAMTAQVNIVLGNARNALSIPAAALGEKRKDGTYAVRVLRADGSTETRTIRIGINNNVRVEVLAGLKDGERVVIGEAAADEHAPLADVV; encoded by the coding sequence ATGACTCAGAAGACCCATCGCCGCCGGCGCATCGTGCTCGCTACCCTTGCCGTCGTCGCGATCGCCGCCGGCGTCGCGCTGAAGGCCTGCGCACCCGACAAGCATCCGCAGTACCTGTCCGCGCCCGTCACGCGCGGCGATCTCGAGAACGCGGTGCTCGCGACCGGCGCGCTGCAGGCGTTCAGGCAGGTCGACGTCGGCGCGCAGGTATCGGGGCAGTTGAAGACGCTGAAGGTGAAGCTCGGCGACAAGGTCGCGAAAGGCCAGTGGCTCGCCGAGATCGATCCCGTGATCTCCGAAAACGCGCTGCGCCAGGCGCGCGCCAGCGAGGAAAGCCTGCGCGCGCAGCACCAGTCGACCGCCGCGCAACTGACGCAGGCCGAACTCGCGTTCCGGCGCCAGCAGGCGATGCTGCCCGACGATGCGACGTCGCGCGAGTCGTTCGAGGCCGCGCGCGCGACGCTCGACGTGCAGCGCGCGACGCTCGCGTCGCTCGCCGCGCAGATCCGCTCGGCCCGCATCCAGATCGAGACCGCGCAGGCCAACCTCGGCTACACGCGCATCGTCGCGCCGATCGACGGCGAGGTCGTCGCGATCGTCACGCAGGAAGGCCAGACCGTGATCGCGCAGCAGCAGGCGCCGGTGATCCTGAAGCTCGCGGATCTCGACAAGATGACCGTGAAGGCGCAGGTGTCGGAAGCCGACGTGATCCGCGTGAGCGCCGGCCAGGCCGCGTATTTCACGATCCTCGGCGAGCCGGACAAGCGCCACTACGGCAAGCTGCGCGCGATCGAGCCGGCGCCGCAGAACTATGCCGACGCGCAGAGCGCGCTCGGCGGCGGCGCGGGCGGCGGCACGAAACCGAACTCCGCGGTGTTCTACAACGCGCTGTTCGAAGTGCCGAATCCCGAGCACCGGCTGCGCATCGCGATGACCGCGCAGGTCAACATCGTGCTCGGCAACGCGCGCAACGCGCTCAGCATTCCGGCCGCCGCGCTCGGCGAGAAGCGCAAGGACGGCACCTATGCGGTCCGCGTACTGCGCGCCGACGGCAGCACGGAAACGCGCACCATCCGCATCGGCATCAACAACAACGTGCGCGTCGAAGTGCTGGCCGGCCTGAAGGACGGCGAGCGCGTCGTGATCGGCGAAGCCGCCGCGGACGAGCACGCGCCGCTGGCGGACGTGGTGTGA